One window of bacterium genomic DNA carries:
- a CDS encoding response regulator, with protein sequence MIRTIIVDDEWLIRSELAGMLKKHPEIELVGQAADAEAARHLIHQSKPDLIFLDIQMPGETGFQLLDTLESSIPVVFISAYDHLVPLSKRYQPVGFLLKPISPQKMESVLHQVFCRYNQV encoded by the coding sequence TTGATTCGAACCATAATTGTTGATGACGAGTGGCTGATCCGCAGTGAACTGGCGGGCATGCTGAAGAAACATCCAGAGATCGAGTTGGTCGGCCAGGCGGCGGATGCGGAGGCGGCACGCCATCTCATTCATCAGAGCAAACCGGATCTCATTTTTCTGGATATCCAGATGCCCGGAGAGACCGGTTTTCAACTGTTGGACACACTTGAAAGTTCGATCCCGGTCGTCTTTATCTCAGCCTATGACCATCTGGTACCGCTCAGCAAACGGTATCAGCCGGTCGGTTTTCTGCTCAAACCCATATCGCCGCAAAAAATGGAAAGCGTGCTGCACCAGGTTTTCTGCCGTTACAATCAGGTCTGA
- the typA gene encoding translational GTPase TypA, translated as MKKLHRNNALRNIAIIAHVDHGKTTLVDHMFQQSGVFRANQQVEERVMDQLDLERERGITIAAKNCSVHWHDIKINILDTPGHADFGGEVERALKMVDGAILLVDASEGPLPQTRFVLKKALEAALKIIVVINKIDRKDARPQQVLNEVYDLFFDLDASEEQIEFPVLYAVGREGRCQRTLEETGTDLQPLFETILREIPGPAYDPEEPFQMLVSDLDYSDYLGRLAIGRIFHGGINHNESLVCLNEENQALPLRVTRLQVYDGVKIKEVEHVDPGDIIILAGIEQVQIGDTICTQTAQKALKRITVDEPTIAMLFSINTSPLSGREGKLVQSGKLRERLFRETLRNVAIRVEETDSPDRFIVKGRGELQMAILIETMRREGYELTVGRPQVIFKYKDGKKLEPVEHLFIDCGESYLGIVTEKLSQRKGRMVNLVNHGTGRLRVEFTIPSRSLIGYRNEFLTDTKGTGIMNSYLQGYDEFRGEFSSRLSGSIVSDRGGSTVPYALYNLEPRGILFVGAGVETYEGMIIGEHNRDNDINVNPCKTKKLTNMRSSTKDDAVVLSPPAPLTLERAIEFIKEDEMVEVTPLSIRLRKAVLSASQRYANERRSGDQ; from the coding sequence ATGAAAAAGCTCCATCGTAACAACGCGTTACGCAATATCGCCATCATCGCACATGTCGATCACGGCAAGACCACGCTGGTCGATCATATGTTTCAACAAAGCGGCGTTTTTCGCGCCAACCAACAGGTGGAAGAACGGGTCATGGATCAATTGGACCTGGAACGAGAGCGCGGAATCACCATTGCTGCTAAAAACTGCTCGGTGCACTGGCATGACATTAAAATCAATATTCTGGATACGCCGGGACATGCGGATTTCGGTGGTGAGGTGGAGCGGGCACTCAAGATGGTCGATGGCGCCATCCTGCTGGTGGACGCTTCAGAGGGCCCGTTGCCGCAGACCCGTTTTGTGCTGAAAAAAGCCTTGGAGGCGGCGCTCAAAATCATTGTGGTCATCAACAAGATCGACCGCAAGGACGCCCGGCCGCAGCAGGTGCTGAATGAGGTGTATGATCTGTTTTTCGACCTCGATGCATCGGAAGAACAGATCGAATTTCCCGTCCTGTATGCGGTTGGCCGCGAAGGGCGGTGCCAGAGAACGCTTGAAGAGACGGGAACGGATCTGCAGCCGTTGTTCGAGACCATCCTGCGCGAGATCCCTGGACCAGCCTACGATCCGGAGGAACCCTTTCAGATGCTGGTTTCGGATCTGGATTATTCGGACTACCTGGGCCGACTGGCTATCGGCCGTATTTTCCACGGCGGGATCAATCACAACGAGTCACTGGTTTGTCTCAATGAGGAGAATCAAGCCTTGCCGCTTCGCGTGACCCGTCTTCAGGTCTACGACGGGGTCAAGATCAAAGAGGTGGAGCATGTGGATCCCGGCGATATCATCATCCTGGCCGGCATCGAGCAGGTTCAGATCGGCGACACTATCTGCACGCAAACCGCGCAAAAAGCGTTAAAGCGCATCACCGTCGATGAGCCCACCATCGCCATGTTGTTCTCCATTAATACATCGCCGCTGTCCGGCCGTGAAGGTAAACTGGTGCAATCCGGCAAACTGCGCGAGCGGCTGTTCCGCGAGACGTTGCGCAATGTGGCTATCCGCGTGGAAGAGACCGACAGCCCGGATCGCTTTATCGTCAAGGGGCGGGGAGAGCTGCAGATGGCCATTTTGATCGAGACGATGCGGCGGGAGGGCTATGAGCTGACAGTGGGCCGGCCCCAGGTCATTTTCAAATATAAAGACGGAAAAAAACTGGAACCGGTGGAACACCTGTTCATCGATTGCGGCGAAAGCTATCTGGGCATTGTTACGGAGAAACTATCGCAGCGCAAGGGGCGCATGGTCAATTTGGTCAATCACGGCACCGGCCGCCTGCGCGTCGAATTCACGATTCCATCACGTTCGCTGATCGGCTACCGCAACGAATTTCTCACCGACACCAAGGGCACTGGAATTATGAACAGCTATTTGCAGGGGTATGATGAGTTTCGCGGAGAATTCAGCAGCCGGCTGTCTGGTTCCATTGTCTCCGACCGCGGCGGGAGCACGGTGCCCTATGCGCTGTATAATCTGGAACCCCGTGGAATTTTATTCGTCGGCGCCGGCGTTGAGACGTATGAGGGAATGATCATCGGCGAACATAATCGTGACAACGACATCAATGTGAATCCCTGCAAAACCAAAAAATTGACCAACATGCGCAGCTCGACCAAGGATGACGCCGTGGTCTTATCGCCGCCTGCGCCGCTGACGCTGGAACGCGCCATCGAGTTCATCAAAGAGGATGAGATGGTGGAGGTGACCCCGCTCTCCATCCGCCTGCGTAAAGCGGTTCTATCCGCGAGCCAGCGCTATGCCAACGAACGAAGATCCGGCGATCAGTGA